A genomic segment from Drosophila miranda strain MSH22 chromosome 3, D.miranda_PacBio2.1, whole genome shotgun sequence encodes:
- the LOC108159932 gene encoding troponin C isoform X1, whose translation MQEPVSWEFDSARCVLFFNCQEGILGLILARDELTKEQIELLRNAFNAFDPEKNGYINTAMVGTILSMLGHQLDDATLADIIAEVDEDGSGQIEFEEFTTLAARFLVEEDAEAMMQELKEAFRLYDKEGNGYITTGVLREILRELDDKLTNDDLDMMIEEIDSDGSGTVDFDEFMEVMTGGDD comes from the exons ATGCAAGAGCCAGTGTCTTGGGAATTCGACTCGGCTCGCTGCGtacttttttttaattgtcAGGAGGGCATCCTCGGGCTAATCCTCGCAAGG GATGAATTGACGAAAGAACAAATCGAAC TGCTTCGCAATGCATTCAATGCATTCGATCCAGAAAAAAATGGATACATCAATACTGCTATGGTTGGAACCATTCTAAGCATGTTGGGTCACCAACTGGATGACGCGACATTGGCCGACATTATCGCTGAAGTCGATGAAGATGGATCGGGTCAGATTGAATTCGAAGAATTTACGACATTGGCTGCTCGATTTCTTGTTGAAGAGGATGCCGAAGCCATGATGCAAGAATTAAAGGAAGCCTTTCGCCTTTACGACAAAGAGGGAAATGGTTATATAACAACAGGCGTCCTTCGAGAAATTCTGCGAGAATTAGATGACAAACTGACTAACGATGATCTGGACATGATGATTGAGGAAATAGATTCGGATGGATCAGGAACCGTAGATTTTGATG aaTTTATGGAAGTTATGACTGGTGGCGACGACTAA
- the LOC108159932 gene encoding troponin C isoform X2, protein MGNSTMDELTKEQIELLRNAFNAFDPEKNGYINTAMVGTILSMLGHQLDDATLADIIAEVDEDGSGQIEFEEFTTLAARFLVEEDAEAMMQELKEAFRLYDKEGNGYITTGVLREILRELDDKLTNDDLDMMIEEIDSDGSGTVDFDEFMEVMTGGDD, encoded by the exons ATGGGAAATTCAACAATG GATGAATTGACGAAAGAACAAATCGAAC TGCTTCGCAATGCATTCAATGCATTCGATCCAGAAAAAAATGGATACATCAATACTGCTATGGTTGGAACCATTCTAAGCATGTTGGGTCACCAACTGGATGACGCGACATTGGCCGACATTATCGCTGAAGTCGATGAAGATGGATCGGGTCAGATTGAATTCGAAGAATTTACGACATTGGCTGCTCGATTTCTTGTTGAAGAGGATGCCGAAGCCATGATGCAAGAATTAAAGGAAGCCTTTCGCCTTTACGACAAAGAGGGAAATGGTTATATAACAACAGGCGTCCTTCGAGAAATTCTGCGAGAATTAGATGACAAACTGACTAACGATGATCTGGACATGATGATTGAGGAAATAGATTCGGATGGATCAGGAACCGTAGATTTTGATG aaTTTATGGAAGTTATGACTGGTGGCGACGACTAA
- the LOC108159932 gene encoding troponin C isoform X3 — MSDELTKEQIELLRNAFNAFDPEKNGYINTAMVGTILSMLGHQLDDATLADIIAEVDEDGSGQIEFEEFTTLAARFLVEEDAEAMMQELKEAFRLYDKEGNGYITTGVLREILRELDDKLTNDDLDMMIEEIDSDGSGTVDFDEFMEVMTGGDD, encoded by the exons ATGAGC GATGAATTGACGAAAGAACAAATCGAAC TGCTTCGCAATGCATTCAATGCATTCGATCCAGAAAAAAATGGATACATCAATACTGCTATGGTTGGAACCATTCTAAGCATGTTGGGTCACCAACTGGATGACGCGACATTGGCCGACATTATCGCTGAAGTCGATGAAGATGGATCGGGTCAGATTGAATTCGAAGAATTTACGACATTGGCTGCTCGATTTCTTGTTGAAGAGGATGCCGAAGCCATGATGCAAGAATTAAAGGAAGCCTTTCGCCTTTACGACAAAGAGGGAAATGGTTATATAACAACAGGCGTCCTTCGAGAAATTCTGCGAGAATTAGATGACAAACTGACTAACGATGATCTGGACATGATGATTGAGGAAATAGATTCGGATGGATCAGGAACCGTAGATTTTGATG aaTTTATGGAAGTTATGACTGGTGGCGACGACTAA